In Arthrobacter sp. B3I9, the following are encoded in one genomic region:
- the rpsQ gene encoding 30S ribosomal protein S17: MTEKDENVTETVSGAAKADERGYRKTKRGYVVSDKMEKTIVVQVEDRVKHALYGKVLRRNAKIKAHDEENSAGIGDLVLLAETRPLSATKRWRLVEILEKAK; the protein is encoded by the coding sequence GTGACTGAAAAGGACGAGAACGTGACGGAAACTGTTTCCGGCGCAGCTAAGGCTGACGAGCGCGGTTACCGTAAGACGAAGCGCGGTTACGTGGTCTCGGACAAGATGGAAAAGACCATCGTTGTCCAGGTCGAGGACCGTGTGAAGCACGCCCTCTACGGCAAGGTTCTTCGCCGCAACGCGAAGATCAAGGCTCACGACGAAGAGAACAGCGCCGGCATCGGCGACCTCGTTCTCCTCGCCGAGACCCGCCCGCTCTCCGCTACCAAGCGCTGGCGCCTCGTGGAGATCCTCGAGAAGGCCAAGTAA
- the rplN gene encoding 50S ribosomal protein L14 produces the protein MIQQESRLKVADNTGAKEILTIRVLGGSGRRYAGIGDVIVATVKDAIPGGNVKKGDVVKAVIVRTKKERRRADGSYIKFDENAAVILKGDGDPRGTRIFGPVGRELRDKKFMKIVSLAPEVL, from the coding sequence GTGATTCAGCAGGAGTCGCGACTCAAGGTCGCCGACAACACGGGTGCTAAGGAAATCCTTACCATTCGCGTTCTCGGTGGATCTGGCCGTCGCTACGCAGGCATTGGCGACGTCATCGTCGCTACCGTCAAGGATGCAATTCCGGGCGGCAACGTAAAGAAGGGCGACGTCGTCAAGGCTGTCATCGTCCGTACCAAGAAGGAACGCCGCCGTGCGGATGGTTCCTACATCAAGTTTGACGAGAACGCAGCTGTAATCCTGAAGGGTGACGGTGACCCCCGCGGTACCCGTATCTTCGGACCGGTTGGTCGTGAACTTCGCGACAAGAAGTTCATGAAGATCGTTTCTCTGGCTCCGGAGGTGCTCTAG
- the rplX gene encoding 50S ribosomal protein L24, with product MAKIKKGDLVQVITGAKAERGGDRGKQGKVLRVFPETNRVLVEGINRVTKHTKVGQSQRGTKTGGIEVVEASIHISNVALVDPSTKKPTRVGFRTETVERDGVQREVRVRVAKSSGKDI from the coding sequence ATGGCTAAGATCAAAAAGGGTGACCTGGTTCAGGTCATCACTGGCGCCAAGGCTGAGCGCGGCGGCGACCGTGGCAAGCAGGGCAAGGTTCTGCGCGTATTCCCGGAGACCAACCGCGTGTTGGTCGAGGGCATCAACCGCGTAACCAAGCACACCAAGGTCGGTCAGTCGCAGCGCGGCACCAAGACCGGTGGCATCGAGGTCGTTGAGGCTTCAATCCACATCTCCAACGTGGCTCTGGTTGACCCGTCCACCAAGAAGCCCACCCGCGTCGGTTTCCGCACCGAGACCGTTGAGCGCGATGGCGTGCAGCGTGAAGTGCGCGTCCGCGTGGCCAAGAGCTCCGGGAAGGACATCTAA
- the rplE gene encoding 50S ribosomal protein L5: MTETLETPASKIVPRLKTKYADSIKGSLTEEFKYQNVNQVPRLVKVVVNMGVGDAAKDSKLIDGAVRDLTQITGQKPMVTKARKSIAQFKLREGMPIGAHATLRGDRMWEFLDRLVTLALPRIRDFRGLSGKQFDGNGNYTFGLTEQVMFHEIDQDSIDRVRGMDITVVTTAKTDDEGRALLKALGFPFKTED, translated from the coding sequence ATGACTGAGACTCTCGAGACTCCGGCAAGCAAGATCGTTCCTCGTCTGAAGACCAAGTACGCGGATTCCATCAAGGGCTCGCTCACCGAGGAATTCAAGTACCAGAACGTCAACCAGGTTCCCCGCCTGGTCAAGGTCGTCGTAAACATGGGTGTTGGAGATGCCGCCAAGGACTCCAAGCTGATCGACGGCGCCGTCCGCGACCTGACCCAGATCACCGGCCAGAAGCCGATGGTAACGAAGGCCCGCAAGTCGATCGCACAGTTCAAGCTGCGCGAAGGCATGCCCATCGGTGCACACGCTACCCTGCGTGGAGACCGCATGTGGGAATTCCTGGACCGTCTGGTCACGCTGGCCCTGCCCCGTATCCGCGACTTCCGCGGCCTCAGCGGCAAGCAGTTCGACGGCAACGGTAACTACACCTTCGGTCTGACCGAGCAGGTTATGTTCCACGAGATCGACCAGGACTCCATCGACCGCGTACGCGGCATGGACATCACCGTCGTGACCACTGCCAAGACCGACGACGAAGGCCGCGCGCTGCTCAAGGCGCTTGGCTTCCCGTTCAAGACCGAAGACTAA
- the rpsH gene encoding 30S ribosomal protein S8, with protein MTMTDPVADMLTRLRNANSAYHDTVSMPYSKLKARVADILKAEGFIASWKEEDAEVGKKLTLELKFGPNRERSIAGVRRISKPGLRVYAKSTNLPHVLGGLGVAILSTSSGLLTDKQAGKKGVGGEVLAYVW; from the coding sequence ATGACAATGACAGATCCCGTCGCAGACATGCTTACGCGTCTGCGCAACGCAAACTCGGCATACCACGACACCGTGTCTATGCCGTACAGCAAGCTCAAGGCACGCGTCGCCGACATCCTGAAGGCCGAGGGTTTCATCGCCTCCTGGAAAGAAGAAGACGCTGAGGTCGGCAAGAAGCTGACCCTCGAGCTCAAGTTCGGTCCGAACCGCGAGCGTTCAATCGCTGGCGTTCGTCGTATTTCCAAGCCGGGACTGCGCGTTTACGCAAAGTCCACCAACCTGCCGCACGTGCTCGGTGGCCTGGGTGTCGCAATCCTGTCCACCTCTTCCGGCCTCTTGACTGACAAGCAGGCCGGCAAGAAGGGCGTGGGCGGCGAAGTCCTCGCTTACGTCTGGTAA
- the rplF gene encoding 50S ribosomal protein L6, whose product MSRIGRLPITVPAGVEVKVDGSVVSVKGSKGELSHTVPSPIEVSLEEGTLTVARPNDERASRSLHGLTRTLIANMIQGVTAGYEKKLEIVGTGYRVQAKGTDLEFALGYSHPVSVSAPNGITFAVETPTKLSVSGISKQQVGEVAANIRKLRKPDPYKGKGIRYAGEVIRRKVGKAGK is encoded by the coding sequence ATGTCACGTATTGGACGTCTCCCCATCACCGTTCCTGCCGGCGTTGAGGTCAAGGTTGACGGCTCTGTCGTCAGCGTCAAGGGTTCCAAAGGCGAGCTGAGCCACACTGTGCCCAGCCCGATCGAGGTTTCCCTGGAAGAAGGCACCCTGACTGTCGCCCGCCCGAACGACGAGCGCGCCTCACGTTCGCTGCACGGCCTGACCCGCACCCTGATCGCCAACATGATCCAGGGCGTCACCGCAGGCTACGAGAAGAAGCTTGAGATTGTCGGTACCGGTTACCGCGTCCAGGCCAAGGGAACTGACCTGGAGTTCGCTCTGGGCTACAGCCACCCGGTCAGCGTCTCGGCACCGAACGGCATCACCTTTGCAGTTGAGACCCCGACCAAGCTCTCTGTTTCAGGTATTTCCAAGCAGCAGGTCGGCGAGGTTGCTGCCAACATTCGCAAGCTGCGGAAGCCGGACCCCTACAAGGGCAAGGGCATCCGTTACGCAGGCGAAGTCATCCGCCGCAAGGTCGGAAAGGCTGGTAAGTAA
- the rplR gene encoding 50S ribosomal protein L18: MAIAINKKRTNKSKAAQRSRRQLRIRKRISGTAVRPRLVVNRSARHVFVQVVDDTKGLTVASASTLEADLRAFDGDKTAKAKRVGELVAERAKAAGIEAVVFDRGGNKYHGRIAAVADGAREGGLAL; encoded by the coding sequence ATGGCGATCGCAATTAACAAGAAGCGTACGAACAAGAGCAAGGCTGCCCAGCGCAGCCGCCGCCAGCTTCGTATCCGCAAGCGCATCTCCGGAACGGCTGTACGTCCTCGTCTGGTCGTCAACCGCTCCGCACGCCACGTATTCGTCCAGGTTGTCGATGACACCAAGGGCTTGACCGTAGCGAGCGCCTCCACATTGGAAGCTGACCTTCGTGCATTCGACGGTGACAAGACCGCCAAGGCCAAGCGCGTTGGCGAGCTGGTCGCCGAGCGTGCCAAGGCTGCCGGTATCGAAGCTGTTGTCTTCGACCGCGGTGGTAACAAGTACCACGGCCGGATCGCCGCCGTCGCTGACGGCGCACGTGAAGGTGGACTGGCACTGTGA
- the rpsE gene encoding 30S ribosomal protein S5: MTEAVAAPATETAAPATTDDRRGGARRGERGDRGQGQGRGDRGGRGGRDGGREAEKSQFVERVVTINRVSKVVKGGRRFSFTALVVVGDGNGMVGVGYGKAKEVPAAIAKGVEEAKKSFFRVPRIGNTIPHRVQGEAAAGVVMLRPASAGTGVIAGGPVRAVLECVGIHDILSKSLGSSNAINIVHATVDALKRLEEPAAVAARRGLPLDEIAPPAMVKALLNQKAGV, translated from the coding sequence GTGACTGAAGCTGTAGCTGCTCCGGCAACTGAGACCGCTGCGCCTGCTACCACTGACGACCGCCGTGGTGGCGCTCGTCGTGGCGAGCGTGGCGACCGCGGCCAGGGCCAGGGCCGCGGAGACCGTGGTGGCCGTGGTGGCCGCGACGGTGGCCGCGAAGCCGAAAAGAGCCAGTTCGTAGAGCGCGTCGTAACCATCAACCGTGTTTCCAAGGTCGTCAAGGGTGGTCGTCGCTTCAGCTTCACCGCACTCGTCGTCGTCGGTGACGGCAACGGTATGGTCGGCGTCGGCTACGGCAAGGCTAAGGAAGTTCCTGCCGCAATCGCGAAGGGCGTTGAAGAGGCCAAGAAGTCCTTCTTCCGCGTTCCCCGCATCGGCAACACCATTCCTCACCGCGTTCAGGGTGAAGCCGCCGCAGGCGTCGTAATGCTGCGTCCGGCTTCCGCCGGTACCGGTGTTATCGCCGGTGGCCCGGTCCGTGCAGTACTGGAGTGCGTGGGCATCCACGACATCCTCTCCAAGTCGCTCGGTTCTTCCAACGCCATCAACATCGTTCACGCGACCGTTGATGCCCTGAAGCGTCTCGAAGAGCCGGCAGCCGTGGCAGCACGCCGCGGCCTCCCGCTCGATGAGATCGCTCCGCCGGCAATGGTGAAGGCGCTCCTGAACCAGAAGGCAGGTGTCTGA
- the rpmD gene encoding 50S ribosomal protein L30, giving the protein MAKNVLVSDAKLEITQIKSAIGGKQNQRDTLRSLGLKRIGHTVVRTADAVTVGMVNTVPHLVKVEEAK; this is encoded by the coding sequence ATGGCTAAGAACGTGCTCGTCTCCGATGCAAAGTTGGAGATCACTCAGATCAAGTCCGCCATTGGCGGCAAGCAGAACCAGCGCGACACCCTGCGGTCCCTCGGCCTGAAGCGGATCGGACACACCGTTGTCCGCACCGCCGACGCCGTCACCGTCGGCATGGTCAACACGGTTCCGCACCTGGTAAAGGTAGAGGAGGCGAAGTAA
- the rplO gene encoding 50S ribosomal protein L15 → MAEKNTADKAQGAAAEKQNALKVHHLRPAPGAKTAKTRVGRGEGSKGKTAGRGTKGTAARYQIKAGFAGGQLPLHMRLPKLRGFKNPFRVEFQVVNLDKLSELFPEGGTVTVENLVEKGAVRKNQPVKVLGTGDITVKVDVTVHAFSASAAEKIAAAGGSTTAL, encoded by the coding sequence ATGGCAGAGAAGAACACCGCCGATAAGGCACAGGGCGCCGCTGCTGAGAAGCAGAACGCACTGAAGGTTCACCACCTGCGTCCCGCCCCGGGTGCCAAGACCGCTAAGACCCGTGTCGGTCGAGGCGAAGGCTCCAAGGGTAAGACCGCAGGTCGCGGTACCAAGGGTACTGCGGCTCGCTACCAGATCAAGGCTGGCTTTGCCGGCGGCCAGCTGCCGCTGCACATGCGCCTGCCGAAGCTGCGCGGCTTCAAGAACCCGTTCCGGGTTGAGTTCCAGGTGGTAAACCTGGACAAGCTCAGCGAGCTGTTCCCGGAAGGTGGCACTGTCACCGTGGAGAACCTGGTTGAAAAGGGTGCCGTTCGCAAGAACCAGCCCGTCAAGGTGCTGGGCACCGGCGACATCACCGTCAAGGTTGACGTCACCGTCCACGCATTCTCGGCCAGCGCCGCAGAAAAGATTGCCGCAGCTGGCGGAAGCACCACCGCCCTCTAA
- the secY gene encoding preprotein translocase subunit SecY, whose protein sequence is MLSAFGRAFRTPDLRRKLLFTLGIITIFRLGAFIPSPGVNYQNVQQCLQNGQTSGGIYQLVNLFSGGALLQVSIFALGIMPYITASIIVQLLRVVIPRFQMLYEEGASGQSKLTQYTRYLTIALGLLNATTLVSLARSGQLLPNCQLPIIPDTSIITTILIIITLTAGTGLIMWMGELVTEKGVGNGMSLLIFTSIAAGFPGSLGAIWTAQGPGTFFMVLAVGLLTVALVVFVEQSQRRIPVQYAKRMIGRRTVGGTSTYIPIKVNMAGVVPVIFASSMLYLPGLISQFNQPKPGEPVAPWVEWINNNLTRGDHPIYMALYFAMIVFFTYFYVAITFNPEEVSDNMKKYGGFIPGIRAGKPTADYLQYVLSRITLPGAIYLGFVALIPLIALVLINANQNFPFGGTSILIMVGVGLETVKQIDAQLQQRHYEGLLR, encoded by the coding sequence TTGCTTAGCGCATTCGGCCGGGCCTTTCGCACGCCTGATCTGCGACGCAAGTTGTTGTTCACGCTGGGAATCATCACAATCTTCCGCTTGGGTGCTTTCATCCCCTCGCCTGGTGTGAACTACCAGAATGTCCAGCAATGCTTGCAGAACGGTCAGACCTCGGGCGGTATCTACCAGCTCGTCAACCTGTTCAGCGGCGGTGCATTGCTGCAGGTCTCGATCTTCGCGCTCGGGATCATGCCGTACATCACGGCGAGCATCATCGTGCAGCTGCTCAGGGTGGTCATCCCGCGCTTCCAGATGCTCTACGAGGAAGGCGCGTCCGGCCAATCCAAGCTGACGCAGTACACGCGTTACCTCACCATCGCCCTCGGCCTCCTGAACGCCACCACCCTGGTGTCCCTGGCGCGGTCCGGCCAGCTGCTGCCCAACTGCCAGCTGCCGATCATCCCGGACACGAGCATCATCACCACAATTCTCATCATCATCACCCTGACGGCCGGCACCGGCCTGATCATGTGGATGGGCGAGCTCGTCACCGAAAAGGGCGTGGGCAACGGCATGTCGCTGCTGATCTTCACGTCCATCGCGGCCGGGTTCCCCGGCTCCCTCGGTGCCATCTGGACGGCCCAGGGCCCCGGCACCTTCTTTATGGTCCTGGCCGTCGGCCTGCTGACCGTGGCGCTTGTGGTCTTCGTGGAACAGTCCCAGCGCCGGATCCCGGTGCAGTACGCCAAGCGCATGATCGGCCGCCGGACAGTCGGCGGGACCAGCACGTACATCCCGATCAAGGTCAACATGGCCGGTGTCGTTCCCGTCATCTTCGCGTCGTCGATGCTCTACCTGCCGGGCCTGATTTCCCAGTTCAATCAGCCCAAGCCGGGCGAGCCCGTTGCACCGTGGGTCGAGTGGATCAACAACAACCTGACCCGCGGCGACCACCCCATCTACATGGCTCTCTACTTCGCCATGATCGTGTTCTTCACGTACTTCTATGTCGCGATCACTTTCAACCCTGAAGAAGTTTCTGACAACATGAAGAAGTACGGCGGCTTCATTCCGGGGATTCGTGCCGGCAAGCCGACCGCAGACTACCTGCAGTACGTGCTTTCCCGTATTACCCTGCCCGGTGCCATCTACTTGGGCTTTGTTGCCCTGATCCCGCTGATCGCACTGGTCCTGATCAATGCCAACCAGAACTTCCCGTTCGGTGGCACCTCGATCCTGATCATGGTCGGCGTCGGTCTGGAGACCGTCAAGCAGATTGACGCGCAGCTACAGCAGCGTCACTACGAAGGGCTTTTGCGATGA
- a CDS encoding adenylate kinase: MLIIGPPGSGKGTQAERISERLGVVAISTGDIFRANVKGETPLGIEAKKYMDAGDFVPDSVTNKMVRDRLGEDDVQNGFLLDGYPRTTAQVDYLDEILADGDQKLDVVLQLTADDEELVARLLGRAKETGRSDDNEAVIRHRLDLYHDQTEAVVAKYADRGILTRVDGIGGIDEVTDRVMQAVKEAESA, from the coding sequence ATGTTGATTATCGGACCTCCCGGATCCGGCAAGGGGACGCAGGCGGAACGCATTTCGGAGCGTCTGGGCGTCGTGGCGATTTCCACCGGCGACATCTTCCGTGCCAACGTCAAGGGTGAGACCCCCCTGGGCATTGAAGCCAAGAAGTACATGGACGCAGGGGACTTCGTTCCGGACAGCGTGACGAACAAGATGGTCCGGGACCGCCTCGGCGAGGACGACGTCCAGAACGGCTTCCTCCTGGACGGCTACCCGCGCACCACCGCGCAGGTTGACTACCTCGATGAGATCCTGGCCGATGGCGACCAGAAGCTGGACGTTGTCCTGCAGCTCACGGCCGACGACGAGGAACTCGTTGCCCGCCTCCTGGGCCGTGCGAAGGAAACCGGCCGCAGCGACGACAACGAGGCCGTCATCCGCCACCGCCTGGACCTGTACCACGACCAGACGGAGGCCGTGGTGGCAAAGTACGCCGACCGCGGCATCCTGACCCGCGTCGACGGGATCGGCGGCATCGACGAGGTCACCGACCGCGTCATGCAGGCGGTCAAAGAGGCCGAGTCGGCCTGA
- the map gene encoding type I methionyl aminopeptidase, protein MAFGQPRIEYKTNAQMRTMHEAGLVLSRALDAAVAAAAPGTTTRELDAVFAAVLEEAGAKSNFLGYHGFPATICTSVNEEVVHGIPGDRVLQDGDIISIDGGAVVDGWHSDSARTVIVGAADPEDQRLSDVTEAAMWRGIAALATGKFVGDVGSAVDDYVSSVPGKPLGILEDYVGHGIGSEMHMAPDVLNYRTSHRGPKIRPGLCLAIEPMLVRGSIDTAVLEDDWTVVTTDGKRSCQWEHSVAVHEKGIWVLSAPDGGAAKLAPLGVVPVPIP, encoded by the coding sequence ATGGCCTTCGGCCAGCCCCGCATCGAATACAAGACCAACGCCCAGATGCGCACCATGCACGAGGCCGGGCTGGTGCTCAGCCGTGCCCTGGATGCCGCGGTGGCCGCCGCAGCGCCCGGCACGACAACGCGCGAGCTTGACGCCGTCTTCGCCGCCGTTCTCGAGGAGGCCGGCGCCAAGTCGAACTTCCTGGGCTACCACGGCTTCCCGGCAACCATCTGCACCTCGGTCAATGAGGAAGTGGTTCATGGCATCCCGGGCGACCGCGTGTTGCAGGACGGGGACATCATTTCGATCGACGGCGGAGCAGTCGTGGACGGCTGGCACTCCGATTCCGCCCGGACCGTGATTGTCGGGGCAGCCGACCCGGAGGACCAGCGGCTCTCTGACGTGACGGAGGCGGCGATGTGGCGCGGCATCGCCGCCCTGGCGACCGGCAAATTCGTCGGCGACGTCGGCTCCGCCGTGGACGACTACGTCTCCTCGGTGCCCGGGAAGCCGCTGGGGATCCTGGAGGACTACGTCGGTCACGGCATCGGGTCCGAAATGCACATGGCGCCGGACGTGCTGAACTACCGGACGAGCCACCGCGGTCCGAAGATCCGTCCCGGGCTGTGCCTGGCCATCGAACCCATGCTGGTGCGCGGCAGCATCGACACCGCCGTGCTGGAAGACGACTGGACGGTGGTGACGACCGACGGCAAGCGCTCCTGCCAGTGGGAGCACTCCGTAGCCGTTCACGAAAAGGGCATCTGGGTGCTGTCCGCTCCGGACGGGGGAGCCGCGAAGCTGGCACCGCTCGGCGTCGTGCCGGTTCCGATTCCCTAG
- a CDS encoding P1 family peptidase, with amino-acid sequence MTAITDVPGIRVGHATKASRGWLSGVTVILPPPGTVGSVDVRGGGPGTHETDALDPTTLTSRVDAVVLTGGSAYGLAAAHGAQRWCEENGRGFPVTGGVVPIVPAAALFDLGRGGDFTARPDPAMGYAATADAAAREDGHDVGRGNIGAGTGAVIGRGQFKGGVGTASVTLENISADGPVVVGALAVVNALGSPYPGLDTLNDEQERLSDLPPLNTTLVVVATSAVLDKAQCKRTASAAHAGLARALNPSHTLADGDTVFCLATGGVALDRSSEAARQVSLIALQSAAADVVRLAILDGVASAEAVDTPAGRFRAYGDVVR; translated from the coding sequence ATGACAGCAATCACGGATGTGCCGGGAATCCGGGTGGGCCACGCCACGAAGGCCTCCCGGGGCTGGCTGAGCGGAGTGACCGTGATCCTGCCCCCGCCGGGCACCGTCGGCTCGGTGGATGTGCGCGGCGGCGGCCCCGGCACGCACGAAACCGATGCGCTGGATCCGACCACCCTCACGTCCCGGGTGGATGCGGTTGTGCTTACCGGGGGCAGCGCCTACGGCCTCGCGGCGGCCCATGGCGCCCAGCGCTGGTGCGAGGAGAACGGGCGCGGCTTCCCGGTGACCGGAGGAGTGGTGCCCATCGTTCCGGCCGCGGCACTCTTTGACCTGGGCCGCGGCGGTGACTTCACCGCCAGGCCTGACCCGGCCATGGGCTACGCGGCCACGGCGGACGCCGCCGCCCGGGAGGACGGGCACGACGTCGGACGCGGCAACATCGGCGCCGGCACCGGAGCGGTAATCGGCCGGGGACAGTTCAAAGGGGGAGTGGGCACAGCTTCAGTCACCCTGGAAAACATCTCAGCTGATGGACCGGTGGTGGTGGGGGCTCTAGCGGTGGTCAACGCCCTGGGGTCGCCTTATCCGGGCCTCGACACGCTCAACGACGAGCAGGAGAGGCTTTCGGACCTGCCGCCCCTGAACACGACGCTCGTCGTCGTCGCCACAAGCGCGGTCCTGGACAAGGCCCAGTGCAAGCGCACAGCCTCGGCCGCCCACGCCGGGCTGGCCCGGGCGCTGAACCCGAGCCACACCCTGGCCGACGGGGACACCGTGTTTTGCCTGGCCACCGGCGGCGTCGCCCTGGACCGCAGCAGCGAGGCCGCGCGCCAAGTGAGCCTGATCGCGCTGCAGAGCGCGGCCGCCGACGTCGTCCGCCTGGCCATCCTGGACGGGGTGGCCAGCGCAGAAGCTGTGGACACTCCTGCCGGCCGGTTTCGTGCATACGGGGACGTTGTGCGCTAG
- the infA gene encoding translation initiation factor IF-1, with protein sequence MAKKDGVIEIEGVVTEALPNAMFRVELTNKHIVLAHISGKMRQHYIRILPEDRVVVELSPYDLTRGRIVYRYK encoded by the coding sequence ATGGCCAAGAAGGACGGGGTCATTGAGATCGAGGGCGTTGTGACCGAGGCGCTGCCTAACGCGATGTTTCGCGTTGAGCTCACCAACAAGCACATCGTTCTGGCACACATCTCTGGAAAGATGCGCCAGCACTACATCAGGATTCTCCCTGAGGACCGGGTAGTGGTGGAGCTGAGCCCGTACGACCTTACACGTGGTCGTATCGTCTACCGCTACAAATAA
- the rpmJ gene encoding 50S ribosomal protein L36 yields the protein MKVKPSVKQICEKCKVIRRNGRVMVICENPRHKQRQG from the coding sequence ATGAAGGTCAAGCCGAGCGTCAAGCAGATCTGCGAAAAGTGCAAAGTGATCCGCCGTAATGGCCGGGTCATGGTGATCTGCGAGAACCCGCGCCACAAGCAGCGCCAGGGCTAA
- the rpsM gene encoding 30S ribosomal protein S13 has protein sequence MARLAGVDIPREKRLEIALTYIYGVGKTRAHETLTATGISADVRVKDLTDAELVQLRDYIEGNYKVEGDLRREVAADIRRKVEIGSYEGLRHRKGLPVRGQRTKTNARTRKGPKRTVAGKKKSR, from the coding sequence ATGGCTCGTCTCGCTGGCGTAGACATTCCCCGCGAAAAGCGGTTGGAAATTGCGCTTACTTACATCTACGGCGTGGGCAAGACCCGTGCACACGAAACCCTGACTGCCACCGGCATCAGCGCTGACGTTCGGGTCAAGGACCTGACCGACGCCGAGCTGGTCCAGCTTCGTGACTACATTGAAGGCAACTACAAGGTTGAGGGTGACCTTCGCCGCGAGGTAGCCGCTGACATCCGCCGCAAGGTTGAGATCGGCAGCTACGAAGGCCTGCGCCACCGCAAGGGCCTGCCCGTACGCGGACAGCGTACGAAGACCAACGCACGTACCCGCAAGGGCCCGAAGCGTACCGTCGCCGGCAAGAAGAAGTCCCGTTAA
- the rpsK gene encoding 30S ribosomal protein S11, producing the protein MPPKTRGAVRKPRKKDKKNIALGQAHIKSTFNNTIVSITDPSGAVISWASSGEVGFKGSRKSTPFAAQMAAEAAAKRAQEHGMRKVDVFVKGPGSGRETAIRSLQAAGLEVGSIQDVTPSAHNGCRPPKRRRV; encoded by the coding sequence ATGCCCCCGAAGACTCGTGGCGCGGTTCGCAAGCCGCGTAAGAAGGACAAAAAGAATATCGCGCTGGGCCAAGCGCACATCAAGAGCACCTTTAACAACACCATCGTTTCCATCACGGATCCGAGCGGTGCTGTCATCTCCTGGGCTTCCTCCGGTGAGGTTGGCTTCAAGGGCTCCCGCAAGTCCACCCCGTTCGCTGCCCAGATGGCCGCCGAAGCCGCCGCAAAGCGTGCACAGGAGCACGGCATGCGCAAGGTTGACGTGTTCGTCAAGGGACCGGGTTCCGGACGCGAAACGGCCATCCGTTCACTGCAGGCTGCTGGCCTCGAGGTTGGATCCATCCAGGATGTTACCCCCAGCGCCCACAACGGCTGCCGTCCGCCGAAGCGCCGCCGCGTCTAA
- the rplQ gene encoding 50S ribosomal protein L17 yields MPTPAKGPRLGGGAAHERLMLANLSAALFEHKRITTTVTKAKRLKPYAERLVTFAKRGDLASRRRVLGLISNKGVVHELFTDIAQAVENRDGGYTRITKIGNRKGDNAPMAVIELVLEPVSAKQAVVAEATSAAQRDADKQEAAQAEAAPVAVTEVAATEEAPEADVTEAAPEADAAATEEAPAAEEAAVESEKDAK; encoded by the coding sequence ATGCCTACCCCCGCTAAGGGTCCGCGCCTCGGAGGCGGAGCGGCTCACGAGCGTCTTATGCTCGCGAACCTGTCTGCCGCACTGTTCGAGCACAAGCGGATCACCACCACGGTGACCAAGGCCAAGCGACTGAAGCCCTACGCCGAGCGCCTGGTGACTTTCGCCAAGCGTGGCGACCTGGCTTCCCGCCGTCGCGTGCTCGGCCTGATCAGCAACAAGGGCGTCGTCCACGAGCTGTTCACCGACATTGCCCAGGCAGTGGAGAACCGCGACGGCGGCTACACCCGCATCACCAAGATCGGCAACCGCAAGGGCGACAACGCTCCCATGGCTGTCATCGAACTGGTTCTTGAGCCGGTCTCCGCCAAGCAGGCCGTGGTGGCCGAGGCCACCTCCGCTGCCCAGCGTGACGCTGACAAGCAGGAAGCCGCCCAGGCAGAAGCCGCTCCGGTAGCTGTTACCGAAGTTGCCGCTACCGAAGAAGCTCCCGAAGCAGACGTCACCGAGGCTGCTCCTGAGGCTGACGCTGCAGCTACCGAAGAGGCTCCGGCCGCCGAGGAAGCAGCTGTCGAGTCCGAGAAGGACGCGAAGTAA